The bacterium genomic interval CAAGTCAATCCGATACCGCTTCTTCGACATACGGGCCCCATGAATCGGCCCGCGACACGGCGAGAACCGATTGGCTGCGGGGGACGCAGTGCTTAGCATGACAACACTTCCGCCTTTGGTCGATACAAGGGACTAGGAGGGTCCCCGTGAAGTGGTTCCTGGTGTGGGTCGCGATTGGCCTCGCCGCGGGCGCGTCCGCCGAGACGCCCTTCCAATTCTCGGCGCCGGGCCTCCGGGCACCAGACGATCCCCACGTCAACGGGGTCCGCTTTGCGGTGATCACCGCAAAGAACCGGAGCGTTCGCGGCATCGACTTGGGGCTGATCTCCTCGAGCAAGACCGGCGATCTCACGGGCTTGCGATGGGTACTTGGCGTGGGCCACCTCTCGGGCGATCTGCGGGGCTGCGCCGCGAGTGTGGTCAACCTGCACCGTGGCCGCGACCGGGGGCTCAACGCGGCCTTCTTCAACCGGGTCCACACCATGGCCAACGGCGCCAACGTCGGCGTCCTGAACCTTGTGGACGACTTCTCGATGGTCGACGTGGGCGGGCTCAACCTTTCCGAGCGCTCGAAGGTCCAGATCGGCGTCATCAACATGACCACGAGAATCGAGGGCGTTCAGCTCGGCTTCCTCAACTTCGCCGATAACGGGTTCCTGCCGATCTTCCCGTTCTTCAACTTCCCGGGGAGGTGACGAGAGGTCGCCCTGGGAGACCGCAATGGCGACCCGCTGCCAGCCTTTCGCACCGGAGAGGTGGCCGAGTGGTTGAAGGCAGTGGTCTTGAGTACGGGACGGAGAGCCTGTGATTTCAGCGACTTCGGTGAGTTGCGTCGGACCGGAACCGCGCAATACCGCACAGAACGACCGCCATTTGACGTCGCTAGCGACGTCAAATGGCGGACACCCGAGAGCCACTGACTTCGAACAAGGGTGGGCAAAGAGGCGAGCGGGGCGAGCACCGATTGAGCCCCAAGATCGCACAACAGGACTTGTACACGGCGTAAGGCAGTTGGAATCTACATTCCCGGCGGGTCCAGGTACCGAGACGACTGAAGTACTGCGCAACGCCTACCTCTTCGACCATCTCCGGGACCCAAAGAACCAGTGAGTTGTGGCGATAGCCGCAGACGCTGTCTGCCAACAGACAGACAACTGCGTTCTGCGCAGATCGAAGCAGCAGGGTCTCAACCTCCTCGCTGCGCGGGACGAACACGCAGCTCGGTCGATTCTCCGTGCCCGCGGGCTCGAGCCTCGCGTGCTTGTTCGCCGACCAGGACCAGGACGACAACGCGCTGGACTTCATCGTGCTCGCCACGCCCGCGCCCGGCAGTGTGGAACTGCAGCCCGTTCCCGAACCTGGAACGGGGCTGCTCACGATGGCGGGCTTGATTGCATTGGGTGTTCGGCGACGGTGCAGCCGTGTACGCAGGGTGAACGCCCATGCGTGGCAATCGCGCCGAGGCGGTCCCAGCAGCCAGCGTTCCCTGCGAAGTGCCCGTGGTTGCTGCCTTCGAGAGCAACCGCGGGGCACCGTTCGGGATTCGTATCCCAAGCGAATGCAATCGCAGTGGCGGGCGTCAACGGTCCTTCCGACGGTGTTGCCGGTGCGACCGCGAATTCTCGGAAACGCCGGAGCCCTTGACGAGCCCCTTGCTCGGCTGGCTCGGGGTTCGCAGTGTCCCCAGGAAATCCAGTAGCCGGCTCCTCTCGGTTTCGCTCAGCGCTTTGAATGCGTCGGATGCGTCCTGGGCCTCACCCCCGTGTGATTCGATCGCGTCGGCGAGGGTCGGGCAATGGCCGTCGTGCATGTACGGCGCGGTGTCGGCGATCCCCCAGAGCCTTGCGGTCGTGAACATGGTATTGCCATCGCCCTCGGCGAGGCCCGGTCCCATGTCATGGAGCTTGAGGTCCGCAAACAGAGGCACCGCCACCCCAGATCCGCTCTTCCGGAAACCCGGTGCCTGGCGCGTGAGGTTGATCGAGAAGTAGACGTTGGCATCCGGATCTTCAGGGACCTCGGGGAAGGCAAGCTCGAGGAACTTGCTGTCCGTATGCAGTACCGGCTTGTGGCAGGATGTGCAGCCAATCTCGTCGAATAGGCGGCGCCCTTGTCTGGCATTCTTGGGCATTCGCCGCTGGGAGTGCGGCCGCTCGAGAGAGGCCTGGAAGACATGGAGGGCCGAGAGCTCACCCTCCAGCAGTTCGTTGGTGATTCCGTCTCCATCCGCGTCGACGCCCTCACCCACGACCTCGACGGGCTGGATGCCGTGATGGAACTGCATCGCGCCGATATCGAATTCCCGCACGGTGGCGCAGCAGCCGGTGCGTCCGAAGGGTCGAACGACCAGATCCGTATCGACCCCCTCGACACCGTCGGTGTTGAAATCGACTCCGTCGAACGAGATCGTGCCGAACTCCACGCCCTTCGCGACGAGCGGAATCTCCACGCCCGGGTTCGCCTCGGCCTTCGCCTTCAGTGCCTGAAGAGCCTTCGTCATTTCCTTGCCAAGCGCCTCGATCCCGCCTGAACCAAACGAGAATGGCGGGTTGATCATTCGGCCCTGCATGCTCGCGTATCCCTTGTCGTCGGAGTCGTCGATGTCGGGATCGATCACGCCCGGAAAGGCGCTCGCCCCGACCCCACCGACCCCACCCACCGCGAAGTCGGCCGGGATGTCAGCATTGCTCCGGAAGTTGTGACACTCGAGACAGGTCTGGCTGTCGAGGCCGTTCATCCGCAGGAAGGTTCCGTTGTCGTTGAGCGTGGGGCGGCCACCGGGATTGATCTTGTCGAGTGGATTGATCGGACCGTCCCCGAGGCCGTCGGCCTTGTTGAAAGGAGTGGAGAAGACCCGCAGCCCGTGGCTCCGAATCTCCCTCAGGCTCAAGCCATTCTCGACCTCGTCCTGCGTGATCCGAGGGGTCAGGTTCGGTTCGGCGGTCGCCGAACTGGCACCACCCCAGACCAGGGCCGCGGCGCAAGTTCCCACGATCCATGCGGTTGCAAGTTGGCGCGGGCGGTGCCGGCTCTCGAACGACCCTCTCATGTCAGTACCTCCAGGGCAAATCAGCTTCAGGGATTGACCCATCCGATTCGGATTGGCCTGCGCCCATTTGATCGCGCAACACAATCAAATCCCGCGCTGCAATCGCGACGAACGGTTGATCAACGAACTTTGGTGCACTCCAGGAACCCGGCGATTTGTCCCGCTCGGGTCCGACACGCGCCAGCGCCGCAGCAGTCGAGGTCACGGCGACAGCCCGCCGCACCGAGCGGCAAGCACTCCGTCTGCGGGTTGCGGGCGCTGAGTGCCACCTGGACGCTTCGGCTGCGAGCAACCGGACCATCGCCAAAAGCCAGGAAGTCCTCGCGGCGATTGAGGGTCCGCTGCTTGGCGTCGATTTCTTCGACGTAGGGATCGGTTTCATCGAGTTCGATGAACGGCTCGTAGGCGGAAGCGTTCGCGATCGCGTCGTGAGGCACGTGCTGCGGTTCCTGGCGCGGCCCATCGTCACGTCCGGTGTCGGGATCGTGATCGTCGCGATCGGTGCCATGCACCGAGATCGACTGCGGGCGGGGCGCGTCGATCCTCGTTCCAGGTACCGCCTGAGGGGCTCGTGTCGCAAGCGCAACGCTGCGCGAAGCCGCTGTTGGGTCGCCGGTGTCGACTCCGCGCAGCAACCATCCGGCCGCGATGCCAACTGACAGCGCGATGGCCGCCACGGGCAGAACCCGACTCGCAGAAGCGAAGCGAAGCTTTGGTCTGGAGGAAGGAGTCATCGATTGATGTTTCGAGAAAAGCACCTCTCAGGCGCGTGACGGCCCTCACCAATAGGGAGCCGCCTTGTCGGCGGTCCCTTCCCCTACGAACTCCAGCCTTACGGAGCGGCC includes:
- a CDS encoding phaC PHA synthase — protein: MKWFLVWVAIGLAAGASAETPFQFSAPGLRAPDDPHVNGVRFAVITAKNRSVRGIDLGLISSSKTGDLTGLRWVLGVGHLSGDLRGCAASVVNLHRGRDRGLNAAFFNRVHTMANGANVGVLNLVDDFSMVDVGGLNLSERSKVQIGVINMTTRIEGVQLGFLNFADNGFLPIFPFFNFPGR
- a CDS encoding PEP-CTERM sorting domain-containing protein (PEP-CTERM proteins occur, often in large numbers, in the proteomes of bacteria that also encode an exosortase, a predicted intramembrane cysteine proteinase. The presence of a PEP-CTERM domain at a protein's C-terminus predicts cleavage within the sorting domain, followed by covalent anchoring to some some component of the (usually Gram-negative) cell surface. Many PEP-CTERM proteins exhibit an unusual sequence composition that includes large numbers of potential glycosylation sites. Expression of one such protein has been shown restore the ability of a bacterium to form floc, a type of biofilm.), yielding MFADQDQDDNALDFIVLATPAPGSVELQPVPEPGTGLLTMAGLIALGVRRRCSRVRRVNAHAWQSRRGGPSSQRSLRSARGCCLREQPRGTVRDSYPKRMQSQWRASTVLPTVLPVRPRILGNAGALDEPLARLARGSQCPQEIQ